Proteins encoded within one genomic window of Synechococcus sp. PCC 7335:
- the fusA gene encoding elongation factor G, translating to MARTISLKDVRNIGIAAHIDAGKTTTTERILFYSGVVHKIGEVHDGNAVTDWMEQEKERGITITAAAISTTWREHQINIIDTPGHVDFTIEVERSMRVLDGVVAVFCSVGGVQPQSETVWRQADRYKVPRIAFVNKMDRTGADFFKVYEQVKDRLKAKAIPIQIPIGAEDQFRGVVDLVQMKAHIYENDLGTDIQVTDIPEEMRSQAEEYRTLLVEAIAETNDDLMERYLEGEEFSADVLMKGIRQATIKDNLVPMLCGSAFKNKGVQLLLDGVVDYLPSPPEVPAIEGILPNGETGVRPASDETPAAALAFKIMADPYGRLTFIRVYSGVLKKGSYVYNATKDKKERISRLIILKADERTEVEEMRAGDLGAALGLKDTFTGDTICDPDAPIVLESLYIPEPVISVAVEPKTKQDMEKLSKALQSLSEEDPTFKVSIDSETNQTVIAGMGELHLDILVNRMLREFKVEANIGAPQVAYRETVLKPSTAESKFIRQSGGKGQYGHVVIELEPGEQGSGFEFISKIVGGTIPREFIGPAEQGMKEACGSGILAGYPLIDVKVTLVDGSYHDVDSSEMAFKIAGSMAVKEAVMKASPVLLEPMMKVEVEAPEDFLGDVMGDLNSRRGQIEGMGSESGVTKVTSRVPLAEMFGYATDIRSKTQGRGSFSMEFSQYEEVPRNVAEAIIARNKGNA from the coding sequence GTGGCACGCACTATTTCGCTAAAAGACGTTAGAAACATCGGCATCGCTGCACATATTGACGCAGGTAAGACGACAACGACTGAGAGAATTTTGTTTTACTCAGGTGTGGTCCATAAGATCGGTGAGGTTCACGACGGTAACGCAGTTACTGACTGGATGGAGCAGGAAAAGGAGCGTGGTATCACTATCACCGCCGCGGCTATCTCTACGACCTGGCGCGAGCATCAAATCAACATTATTGACACCCCTGGTCACGTCGATTTCACGATTGAAGTTGAACGTTCTATGCGGGTCTTAGATGGCGTTGTAGCCGTATTTTGTTCAGTTGGTGGCGTACAACCCCAGTCAGAGACGGTTTGGCGACAGGCAGATCGCTATAAAGTCCCCCGAATTGCCTTTGTCAACAAAATGGACCGAACAGGTGCTGATTTCTTCAAGGTTTACGAGCAGGTCAAAGACCGCCTGAAAGCTAAAGCAATCCCTATTCAAATTCCTATTGGTGCTGAGGACCAGTTTAGAGGCGTTGTCGATCTAGTCCAGATGAAGGCTCATATTTATGAGAATGATTTAGGCACTGACATTCAGGTGACAGATATTCCTGAAGAGATGCGATCGCAAGCGGAAGAATACCGTACCCTGCTCGTCGAAGCGATCGCTGAAACAAATGACGATCTGATGGAGCGCTATCTAGAAGGTGAAGAGTTCTCTGCAGACGTGCTAATGAAGGGCATTCGACAGGCCACTATCAAAGATAATCTGGTACCGATGCTTTGTGGATCTGCCTTTAAAAATAAAGGCGTTCAGCTACTGCTTGATGGCGTTGTAGACTATCTACCCTCACCCCCCGAGGTGCCTGCTATCGAAGGCATCTTACCCAATGGTGAAACAGGGGTTAGACCCGCTAGCGATGAAACGCCAGCAGCTGCTTTGGCATTCAAGATCATGGCCGATCCCTATGGTCGGTTGACCTTCATTAGAGTTTACTCAGGTGTACTTAAAAAAGGCAGCTATGTTTACAACGCTACGAAGGATAAAAAGGAGCGAATTTCACGTTTAATTATCCTCAAGGCCGATGAGCGGACCGAGGTAGAAGAGATGAGAGCAGGCGATTTGGGCGCTGCGCTAGGGCTCAAAGATACGTTTACAGGAGATACAATCTGTGATCCTGATGCTCCAATTGTTTTAGAGTCTCTCTATATTCCCGAACCGGTAATCTCAGTTGCAGTAGAGCCGAAAACCAAGCAAGATATGGAAAAGCTCTCAAAGGCACTTCAGTCTTTATCAGAAGAAGATCCTACCTTCAAAGTAAGTATCGATTCTGAAACTAACCAGACTGTGATTGCCGGCATGGGCGAGCTTCACCTAGATATTCTGGTCAATCGGATGCTTAGAGAGTTCAAGGTAGAGGCCAACATCGGCGCACCGCAGGTAGCCTACCGAGAAACTGTGCTAAAGCCTTCGACAGCCGAGTCAAAGTTTATTCGTCAAAGTGGAGGGAAGGGGCAGTACGGTCATGTCGTGATTGAGCTTGAACCTGGAGAGCAAGGCTCTGGGTTTGAGTTTATTAGTAAAATTGTCGGAGGAACCATTCCGCGAGAATTTATCGGACCTGCTGAGCAAGGGATGAAAGAGGCTTGCGGATCTGGTATTCTAGCCGGATATCCATTAATCGATGTCAAGGTCACTTTGGTGGATGGTTCTTATCACGACGTTGACTCCTCGGAGATGGCATTTAAGATTGCTGGCTCCATGGCAGTCAAAGAGGCAGTGATGAAGGCTTCTCCGGTTCTTTTGGAACCCATGATGAAGGTCGAAGTGGAAGCTCCAGAAGATTTCCTTGGAGACGTGATGGGAGATTTAAACTCTCGTCGTGGTCAGATTGAGGGAATGGGCTCGGAGAGCGGCGTGACGAAGGTTACCTCTCGGGTGCCTTTGGCTGAGATGTTCGGTTATGCGACCGATATTCGCTCCAAGACCCAGGGAAGAGGCTCCTTTTCTATGGAGTTCAGCCAGTACGAGGAAGTTCCGCGTAATGTGGCTGAAGCGATCATCGCTAGAAACAAAGGGAACGCATAG
- the rpsG gene encoding 30S ribosomal protein S7 has protein sequence MSRRSAAQKRTVPPDSVYNSRLVSMMSRRIMLSGKKSVANKILYGAFKIIEERTGNDPLETFEQAVRNTTPLVEVKARRVGGATYQVPMEVRSERGTALSLRWITQFSRSRGGRTMAMKLANELIDAANETGGAVRKREETHRMAEANKAFAHYRY, from the coding sequence ATGTCTCGTCGTTCAGCAGCTCAAAAACGCACCGTTCCTCCAGATTCTGTTTACAACAGTCGCCTTGTTAGCATGATGTCTCGTCGAATCATGCTCAGTGGAAAAAAGTCTGTGGCTAACAAGATCCTCTATGGAGCCTTTAAAATTATTGAAGAGCGTACTGGAAACGACCCACTAGAGACGTTCGAGCAGGCAGTCCGTAATACAACGCCTCTAGTAGAAGTCAAGGCTCGCCGAGTCGGTGGTGCTACTTACCAGGTACCCATGGAAGTTCGTTCTGAGCGAGGTACCGCACTTTCCCTGCGTTGGATTACCCAATTCTCTCGATCCCGTGGCGGTCGGACGATGGCAATGAAGCTGGCAAATGAGCTGATTGATGCGGCTAATGAGACTGGCGGTGCCGTTCGTAAGCGTGAAGAGACTCACCGGATGGCAGAAGCGAATAAAGCGTTTGCCCACTACCGTTATTAA
- the rpsL gene encoding 30S ribosomal protein S12 — MPTIQQLIRTERSKATKKTKSPALKSCPQRRGVCTRVYTTTPKKPNSALRKVARVRLTSGFEVTAYIPGIGHNLQEHSVVMIRGGRVKDLPGVRYHIIRGTLDTAGVKDRRQSRSKYGAKKPKE; from the coding sequence ATGCCTACGATTCAGCAGCTCATTCGCACTGAGCGTTCAAAAGCAACCAAAAAAACCAAATCTCCTGCGCTAAAGAGTTGCCCTCAGCGTCGTGGTGTTTGTACTCGCGTCTATACAACTACGCCGAAGAAGCCTAACTCAGCTTTGAGAAAAGTTGCTAGGGTTCGTCTGACGTCTGGTTTTGAAGTAACGGCTTATATTCCAGGTATTGGCCATAACTTGCAAGAGCACTCTGTAGTTATGATTCGCGGCGGTCGTGTCAAGGACCTTCCTGGCGTTCGCTATCACATCATCCGTGGCACTCTAGATACAGCCGGTGTCAAAGACCGTCGCCAGAGTCGTTCCAAGTATGGTGCTAAGAAACCAAAAGAATAA
- a CDS encoding iron-sulfur cluster assembly accessory protein, with product MIQLTAAACQEIDRLRRRQNQPDAICRLDLQPSSCAKWAYALSLESAIGAQDNVYNFSGIQLVVERSLLSHIQGLVIDFAEDLIGGAFRFDNPCATESCRCGAAFAIRQRSS from the coding sequence ATGATTCAGCTCACGGCGGCCGCCTGCCAAGAAATAGACCGATTGCGTCGAAGACAGAATCAGCCTGATGCAATTTGCAGATTGGACTTGCAGCCCAGCAGCTGTGCCAAGTGGGCCTATGCATTGAGTTTGGAATCAGCAATAGGTGCACAAGATAATGTCTATAATTTCTCAGGGATACAGTTAGTGGTAGAACGCAGTCTTTTGAGCCATATTCAGGGGCTAGTCATCGACTTCGCCGAAGATCTAATTGGCGGCGCATTCCGCTTCGACAATCCTTGTGCTACCGAGAGCTGTCGCTGTGGCGCTGCGTTTGCGATTCGGCAACGTTCCAGCTAG
- a CDS encoding phosphomannose isomerase type II C-terminal cupin domain, with translation MVQVQEIPQIDNSSKANSFEGVAATELRPWGSFTVLEEATGYKIKRIEVKPGHRLSLQMHHHRSEHWIVVSGTAKVTCGDKETMLSTNQSTYVPACTTHRLENSGVIPLILIEVQNGEYLGEDDITRYEDDYARQSK, from the coding sequence ATGGTGCAGGTTCAAGAGATTCCACAGATAGACAACTCTTCTAAAGCAAATAGTTTTGAAGGCGTCGCCGCCACCGAGCTACGGCCATGGGGCTCCTTTACTGTGCTAGAAGAAGCGACCGGATACAAAATCAAGCGCATTGAAGTTAAGCCTGGTCACCGCCTAAGCTTACAAATGCACCACCACCGCAGCGAGCATTGGATCGTTGTCTCTGGGACTGCCAAAGTCACTTGCGGCGACAAAGAGACCATGCTCTCAACTAATCAATCTACTTATGTACCGGCTTGCACTACCCACAGACTTGAAAACTCAGGGGTTATCCCTTTGATCTTAATTGAAGTTCAAAACGGTGAGTATTTAGGAGAAGATGACATCACTCGCTATGAAGACGACTATGCTCGTCAGAGCAAATGA